The Haloarcula laminariae genomic sequence GGACCGCGGCCGAGAGGCTGTCGTCGTAGGCGGTCTCGCCGCCGATGTCGACCGCCCCGTCGATGCTCATCATCGGCAGCGGGACGCGGTTGTACGGCGTGCGGACCGAGACGGCCAGGTACGACTGCCCCGAGTCGAGGAACGGGGCCTCCGAGAGCCACGTCGCCGCGTACACCTCGTCGCTGCCCTTCCCGGTGCCCAGTAGCTCCCCGGGCAGGTCGTCGGGGGCGGGGACCTGCGAGGTAGGCATCATCTCCATCTTCATCAGGTCGAGCGCGGCGCGGCTACCCTGCTGGTCGGGGTATTCGGTAAAGGCGATGTCGTCCCGCGCCGAGCGGGAGAACTCGAAGTTGGTGGTCATCTCGCCGGCGTCCCCGAACCGGTCGGCGAACCCGCCCAGCCGGCGCTCGGTCATCCCGTCGACGCGGACGGTCATCTCGTAGACGCCCTCGCCGTCCAGCTGGTAGTTGTCGCCGTAGTGGAATCCCATGTTCTGTGAGACCATCGGCCAGGGCTGCTTGTCGGCGACCGTCTCGCCGTCCGAGCTGACCGTGATGGAGACGCCCGACTGAATCGGAAGCACCGTCATCGTGTCGGGGTCCCACACGGACGCCATCAGGTGGACGCTGTCGTCGTCCTGAATCGTGACTTGCTCTGCGGTCGTGCCGGTCACCGTCCAGAACCGGTGCGGGTAGGAGTAGGTCAGCCCGACCTTGTAGTCGCCGGCGTCGCCCACGCCTATCATCTTCATTCCCTCCTTGTGGGTGGGGTAGTACGTCGCGTCGGGCCGGTTCTCGACCAGCGGCGGCGACCGAGTCGACTGGTTCTCGACGGAGCCACAGCCGGCGAGTATCGATGCCCCTGCCACCCCAGCGCTCGCGAGGAAACGACGGCGGTTCATACCCGGCCTAGCGGTCGTTACTCAAAGACGGTTCTGGTACGGCTGGCGAACAGTCCGGTCGGCTGTGCGGACCAGTCGTTTCGGCCAGTCGGCCCTCTCTCGTCAGTGCTGTGGCCCCGATGACGGGGGACCCCGAAACAAAACAATAAG encodes the following:
- a CDS encoding twin-arginine translocation signal domain-containing protein, which gives rise to MNRRRFLASAGVAGASILAGCGSVENQSTRSPPLVENRPDATYYPTHKEGMKMIGVGDAGDYKVGLTYSYPHRFWTVTGTTAEQVTIQDDDSVHLMASVWDPDTMTVLPIQSGVSITVSSDGETVADKQPWPMVSQNMGFHYGDNYQLDGEGVYEMTVRVDGMTERRLGGFADRFGDAGEMTTNFEFSRSARDDIAFTEYPDQQGSRAALDLMKMEMMPTSQVPAPDDLPGELLGTGKGSDEVYAATWLSEAPFLDSGQSYLAVSVRTPYNRVPLPMMSIDGAVDIGGETAYDDSLSAAVHPDIGYHYGAVVEATGDPSVTVETVGPSQVSRHEGYETAFLGTPTIEF